The Muntiacus reevesi chromosome 10, mMunRee1.1, whole genome shotgun sequence genome has a segment encoding these proteins:
- the NEIL3 gene encoding endonuclease 8-like 3 isoform X4 produces MYFGPKTLRIHFGMKGSLVINPLESKNKNGVSPVFELQLTKDLICFFDSSVEIRNSTESQQRIRVMEELDVCSPRFSFSRAESEVKKQKGRMLCDVLMDQKVLPGVGNIIKNEALFDSGLHPSVKVCQLTDEQIHHLVKMICDFSILFYRCCKVGSALSKYYKVYKRPNCGQCCCKITVCRLGENNRMTYFCPHCQKENPQHVDICMLPVRNTAVSWPCSREGHLMDCVAQKSEEQWTCEVCTLINKPSSKTCDACLTSRPADSVLRNEGNPFVFNNLVKYPCNSFGKPKAKVKINRKTAFGTTTLVLTDFSNKSRALEREESQNHIPDGEFPSPPPNMCGSDTLNTSKERTNCGSQPSNKVNISPVVCSQYKLFSPAHKKLKTTHYSSPNLESCNPGFSNSEPQSNVTDGPSSLNAGSPRCSKHGRPCALRVVRKGGENKGRHFYACPLPRETQCGFFEWADLSFPFCNHGKRTIMRTVLKIGPNNGKNFFVCPLGKEKQCNFFQWAPNGPGINIIPGC; encoded by the exons GATTCATTTTGGAATGAAAGGCTCACTTGTGATTAATCCACTTGAGTCTAAAAATAAGAATGGAGTTTCTCCTGTTTTTGAACTACAGCTCACCAAAGATCTGATTTGTTTCTTTGACTCATCAGTAGAAATCAG AAACTCAACAGAAAGCCAACAGAGAATAAGAGTGATGGAAGAATTAGATGTATGTTCACCTAGATTTAGTTTCTCCagagcagaaagtgaagtgaaaaagcagaaaggACGGATGCTATGTGACGTGTTAATGGATCAGAAAGTGTTGCCTGGGGTGGGAAACATCATCAAAAATGAAGCTCTCTTTGACAGTGGTCTCCATCCCTCTGTCAAA GTTTGTCAGTTAACAGATGAACAGATCCATCACCTTGTGAAAATGATATGTGATTTCAGCATTCTTTTTTACAGG tgCTGCAAAGTGGGATCTGCTCTCTCTAAATACTATAAGGTTTACAAGCGTCCAAACTGTGGTCAGTGTTGCTGCAAAATAACTGTGTGTCGCTTAGGGGAGAATAACAGAATGACATATTTCTGTCCTCACTGTCAGAAGGAAAATCCTCAGCATGTTGACATATG CATGCTGCCAGTTAGAAACACTGCAGTCAGTTGGCCTTGTAGCAGAGAGGGTCATCTTATGGACTGTGTGGCCCAGAAATCTGAAGAGCAGTGGACATGCGAGGTCTGTACTCTAATAAACAAGCCGTCTTCTAAGACATGTGATGCTTGCCTGACTTCCAGGCCTGCAG ATTCAGTACTCAGGAATGAAGGAAATCCTTTTGTCTTTAACAACTTAGTGAAATACCCTTGTAATAGCTTTGGAAAACCAAAGGCAAAAGTGAAGATCAACAGGAAAACTGCATTTGGAACTACAACTCTTGTTTTGACGGATTTCAGCAATAAATCCAGAGctctggaaagagaagaaagccaaAATCATATACCAGATGGGGAGTTTCCAAGCCCTCCTCCTAACATGTGTGGTAGTGATACACTGAACACCTCCAAGGagagaacaaactgtggaagtcAACCATCTAACAAAGTAAATATATCACCTGTAGTCTGCTCTCAGTATAAATTATTTAGTCCagcacataaaaaattaaaaacaacccaCTACTCATCACCGAATCTTGAAAGTTGCAACCCTGGATTTTCTAACAG TGAACCTCAAAGCAATGTGACAGATGGTCCTTCTTCGTTAAATGCCGGCAGTCCCCGCTGCAGTAAACACGGCCGCCCCTGCGCGCTCAGAGTGGTGAGGAAGGGTGGAGAAAACAAGGGCAGGCACTTCTATGCTTGTCCTCTACCGAGAGAAACACAGTGCGGGTTTTTTGAA TGGGCGGATTTGTCCTTCCCATTCTGCAACCATGGCAAACGCACCATCATGAGAACAGTGTTGAAAATTGGACCGAATAATGGAAAGAATTTTTTTGTGTGCCCTCTTGGAAAGGAAAAGCAGTGCAATTTTTTCCAGTGGGCCCCAAATGGGCCAGGAATAAACATTATTCCAGGATGCTAG